The following coding sequences lie in one Synechococcus sp. PCC 7336 genomic window:
- a CDS encoding Lrp/AsnC family transcriptional regulator, translating into MNLIDDIGWLLLSDLQENARLPFAELGRRVGLSLPAVAERVRRMEDSGIILGYRAELDFDKIGLPILVFIQLQTEAKHYPRLERLVASMPEVLECHHVTGVHSFMIKAAVNSKGHLAAAIAKLSPFGPTTTSLILATPVRHQVVEKPRDEASQ; encoded by the coding sequence TTGAATCTAATTGACGATATTGGTTGGCTCTTACTCTCCGATCTGCAGGAGAATGCTCGACTGCCATTTGCCGAACTGGGACGACGGGTGGGACTCTCTCTACCCGCAGTGGCGGAGAGGGTGCGACGCATGGAAGACAGCGGCATTATTCTCGGCTACCGAGCCGAGCTCGACTTCGACAAGATCGGTCTGCCCATATTAGTGTTTATTCAATTGCAGACAGAAGCTAAACATTACCCCCGCCTGGAACGCTTGGTCGCCAGCATGCCGGAAGTGTTGGAATGCCATCACGTAACGGGGGTACATTCATTCATGATCAAAGCTGCGGTCAATTCTAAAGGTCATTTGGCAGCGGCGATCGCCAAGTTAAGCCCTTTTGGTCCCACCACGACATCCCTCATTCTTGCAACCCCTGTCAGGCACCAGGTCGTGGAAAAACCTCGCGATGAAGCGTCTCAGTAA
- a CDS encoding ABC transporter permease yields MQNSPSTEAPPSLRFPQLGVLAFALNRLLQAIPIMLAITLLSFLLMQLAPGNYLDQLRLDPTIEEAFIAAETTRLGLDKPILVQYFLWLWNLLQGDLGRSFAFRIPVTQLVLSRAGATLLLAVASVLVTWAIAIPLGILSALKQNTGLDRLLQLLSYTGQATPSFVLAILLLFAAQNVPGLPVGGMTSIDFAQLSLPGKAFDLLRHLLLPTFALSIASFAGLQRITRGAFLDVLRQDYIQTARAKGLSESRVIAVHALRNAINPLITILGFEFASLLSGSFIAEFFFNWPGLGRLLLDAVRSFDINVVMAGLLLGSFMLILGNLLADLALQLVDPRIRLSN; encoded by the coding sequence ATGCAAAACTCCCCCTCCACTGAGGCTCCCCCCTCTTTACGATTCCCTCAACTGGGTGTCCTTGCGTTCGCGCTCAATCGCCTGTTGCAAGCCATCCCCATCATGCTGGCCATCACGCTGTTGAGCTTTTTGCTCATGCAACTCGCCCCCGGAAATTACCTCGACCAGTTACGCCTCGATCCCACGATTGAGGAAGCTTTCATCGCAGCCGAAACCACCCGCTTGGGTCTCGATAAACCTATCCTGGTGCAATATTTTTTGTGGTTGTGGAACCTGCTGCAGGGGGATCTCGGGCGTAGCTTTGCCTTTCGCATCCCCGTTACTCAACTGGTTCTCTCCCGAGCCGGAGCAACGCTGTTACTGGCTGTGGCTTCGGTGCTGGTGACTTGGGCGATCGCCATCCCCCTCGGCATTCTCAGCGCCCTCAAACAAAACACCGGCCTCGATCGCCTTCTCCAACTGCTCAGCTACACCGGCCAGGCCACCCCCAGCTTTGTCTTAGCAATTCTGCTCTTGTTCGCGGCCCAAAACGTTCCCGGACTTCCTGTCGGCGGCATGACCAGCATCGACTTTGCCCAACTCTCTCTCCCCGGCAAAGCCTTCGACCTCCTGCGCCACCTGCTGCTGCCGACCTTTGCCCTCAGCATTGCCAGCTTTGCCGGACTGCAGCGCATCACTCGCGGAGCCTTCTTAGATGTCCTGAGGCAAGACTACATTCAAACCGCCCGTGCCAAAGGCTTGTCAGAATCTCGTGTCATTGCCGTTCACGCCCTGCGCAACGCCATCAATCCCCTGATTACCATCCTCGGTTTCGAGTTTGCCTCATTGCTGAGCGGCTCGTTCATCGCCGAATTTTTCTTTAACTGGCCCGGTTTGGGTCGCCTTTTACTAGATGCCGTGCGCAGTTTCGATATCAATGTGGTGATGGCCGGATTGCTTTTAGGTTCTTTCATGCTGATTTTAGGCAATCTCTTGGCTGACTTAGCCCTTCAATTGGTCGACCCGCGCATCCGACTTTCAAACTAA
- the tatC gene encoding twin-arginine translocase subunit TatC produces the protein MTLFQHLDELRARLLASVIAVVICIVACFTVVKPIVEILEMPARGVTFLQLAPGEYFFVSMKVAAYSGLLVATPFLLYQIARFVLPGLSVGERRILGPIVLGSGLLFAAGLVFAHQLLIPAALNFFIHYGEGIVEQAWSIDRYFEFVLLLLFSTGLAFQVPILQGILGAAGLVNSGQMFGAWRYVIFGAVVAGAILTPSTDPLTQSLLAGAVTLLYFLGIVLVKLMGK, from the coding sequence ATGACCCTGTTCCAGCACCTGGATGAATTGCGCGCCCGCCTATTGGCCAGCGTCATTGCCGTAGTCATCTGCATTGTGGCCTGCTTTACAGTCGTCAAACCCATCGTCGAGATCCTCGAAATGCCAGCTCGCGGGGTGACCTTCCTACAATTGGCCCCCGGCGAATACTTTTTTGTCTCCATGAAAGTGGCCGCCTATTCGGGCTTGCTGGTGGCGACTCCCTTTTTGCTCTATCAGATCGCCCGTTTTGTCCTGCCGGGTTTGAGTGTCGGAGAGCGACGCATCCTCGGGCCGATTGTGCTGGGATCCGGCCTGCTGTTTGCCGCTGGTTTAGTCTTTGCCCACCAACTCCTGATTCCCGCAGCCCTCAACTTTTTCATTCACTACGGTGAAGGCATCGTCGAGCAGGCCTGGTCGATCGATCGCTATTTCGAATTTGTTCTACTCCTGCTCTTCAGCACCGGCTTAGCTTTCCAAGTCCCCATCCTGCAGGGGATTCTAGGGGCGGCTGGTCTCGTCAACTCCGGCCAAATGTTCGGAGCTTGGCGCTACGTCATCTTCGGTGCCGTTGTGGCAGGAGCTATCCTGACTCCCTCTACCGATCCGCTCACCCAAAGTTTGCTAGCAGGTGCCGTGACGTTGCTTTATTTTCTCGGCATTGTCTTGGTTAAACTGATGGGCAAATAG
- a CDS encoding M61 family metallopeptidase, whose product MTFTSQDSAVVRATPISDRPLRQHYWVRMPEPANHLLEIELRLTDLLLDRPLQLVFPAWTPGSYLLREYARHLQELSIFDGADRLLEWTRLDKNTWEILPAKTDCARVCYRLYAHDLTVRTNHLDSTHGFFNGAASFLYCVGREREAIALTVCPPEPNWQIATALPPLNPESPAQPGQPQTFLAQDFDELVDSPVEVGLHRTAQFEVLDKPHRFVVWGKGNEDLDKIVAATQKIIETEAELFGGLPYDRYLFLLHLSSEGAGGLEHKCSTTLNYPRFGFVNPERYDRFLSLVAHEFFHLWNVKRLRPKAIETFDYGREAYLRCLWFCEGTTSYYDTLILRRGNLISVETYLKLMGDRIGKLQKTVGRQVQSLIDSSFDTWIKLYRPTENTSNSQVSYYLKGEIVSMLLDLAIRLKSQGKNSLDTVVRDLWQRFGQFEIGYTDTDLREAFESAATTSLTDFFANYIEGTAELEFDRFLDPFGLCWKAEVKPDSAPYLGMSVKANGNSTRIEKVAMGSPAQQAGIWAGDELLAIDGFKVTAKTLPERLKDYQPGQRVAIAVFQREELKLVEVTLGEPERNSFAIAPLPEATAEQRQRCIDWLGGYPEPDPVKTPAN is encoded by the coding sequence ATGACCTTCACCTCCCAAGACAGTGCAGTTGTTCGCGCTACCCCCATCTCCGATCGACCCCTTCGGCAGCACTACTGGGTGCGTATGCCCGAGCCCGCCAATCACCTATTGGAGATCGAGCTGCGGCTGACAGATCTCCTGCTCGATCGACCCCTTCAGCTCGTCTTTCCCGCTTGGACGCCAGGGTCTTACCTCTTGCGGGAATACGCTCGACACCTGCAAGAGCTGTCAATTTTCGACGGCGCAGATCGACTGCTGGAGTGGACGCGCCTCGACAAAAACACCTGGGAAATTCTGCCCGCAAAGACCGACTGCGCGCGGGTATGCTACCGCCTCTACGCGCACGATCTGACGGTGCGGACCAATCACCTCGATTCCACCCACGGCTTCTTCAATGGGGCAGCCAGCTTTCTCTACTGTGTCGGTCGCGAGCGGGAGGCGATCGCCCTTACCGTTTGCCCGCCCGAGCCCAATTGGCAAATCGCCACAGCGTTGCCGCCGCTGAACCCAGAGTCTCCAGCGCAGCCCGGTCAGCCCCAAACTTTTCTGGCCCAGGATTTTGACGAGTTGGTCGATAGCCCTGTGGAGGTGGGATTGCACCGCACCGCCCAGTTTGAAGTGCTGGATAAGCCCCACCGATTTGTGGTCTGGGGCAAGGGCAATGAAGATCTGGACAAGATTGTTGCGGCTACCCAGAAGATTATCGAGACAGAGGCAGAGTTGTTTGGCGGCCTTCCCTACGACCGCTACTTGTTTTTACTGCATCTCTCCTCAGAAGGGGCGGGGGGGTTAGAACACAAGTGCAGTACGACGCTCAATTATCCTCGCTTTGGCTTTGTCAACCCGGAACGGTACGATCGCTTTTTGTCGTTGGTGGCCCACGAATTTTTCCACTTGTGGAATGTCAAGCGCTTGCGTCCCAAGGCGATCGAGACGTTTGACTACGGTCGAGAAGCCTATCTGCGCTGCTTGTGGTTTTGCGAAGGCACCACCAGCTATTACGACACGCTAATTTTGCGGCGGGGCAATCTCATTTCCGTCGAGACCTACCTCAAATTGATGGGCGATCGCATCGGCAAGCTGCAAAAAACCGTCGGTCGCCAAGTGCAGTCGCTGATAGATTCCAGCTTCGATACCTGGATTAAGCTCTATCGCCCCACAGAGAATACCTCTAACAGTCAGGTGTCTTATTACCTCAAAGGCGAAATTGTTTCAATGCTGCTGGATCTGGCCATTCGCCTCAAATCTCAGGGGAAAAATAGTCTCGATACGGTGGTGCGCGATCTGTGGCAGCGGTTCGGCCAGTTTGAAATAGGCTATACCGATACAGACCTGCGGGAGGCATTCGAGTCGGCAGCCACCACAAGTTTGACAGACTTTTTTGCCAACTATATCGAAGGCACCGCCGAGTTAGAGTTCGATCGCTTCCTCGACCCCTTCGGTCTGTGTTGGAAGGCAGAGGTGAAACCCGACAGTGCCCCCTATCTAGGAATGTCTGTAAAAGCTAACGGTAATAGTACCCGGATCGAGAAGGTTGCGATGGGATCTCCCGCTCAACAAGCAGGTATTTGGGCGGGGGATGAGCTGTTGGCGATCGACGGGTTTAAAGTGACGGCCAAGACCTTGCCAGAGCGACTCAAAGATTATCAGCCGGGTCAGAGGGTGGCGATCGCGGTGTTTCAACGGGAAGAACTCAAGCTGGTCGAAGTCACCTTAGGCGAGCCAGAGCGCAATAGTTTTGCGATCGCGCCTTTGCCTGAAGCGACTGCCGAACAGCGACAGCGCTGTATTGATTGGCTGGGGGGTTATCCCGAACCCGATCCTGTTAAGACTCCTGCCAACTGA
- a CDS encoding glycosyltransferase: MRILFLHPNFPAQFRHLAMALRQNPEHQVVFGTTQPVGQLKGVTKVLYRPSREVSAETHHYTRNLESAVLQGQAVARLIQDLAKKGFVPDVVYGHSGWGPTLYIKDLLPKTRLLCYFEWFYRARGTDADFDPDDPLDLNDMARIRTKNAAISIDLLSCDAGLCPTQWQRQQFPLELQGKLGVMHDGVDTAYFKPDPKAKLVLPDIGLDLSEAAEIVTYVARGMEPYRGFPQFIETVHLLLQRRPHCHIVIVGEDRVAYGKQRQDGKTYKQAMLEQFPLDPERTHFTDRLPYSDYLKVLQASDAHIYLTRPFVLSWSMLEAMSVGCLLVASGTPPVLEVLQDNVNGLLVDFFSPEQIADRVEEALDNRDRMAEIRNNARETILQNYNLATLLPRHLEWLLLPYGG, translated from the coding sequence ATGCGCATTCTCTTTTTGCACCCCAACTTCCCCGCTCAATTTCGCCACCTCGCCATGGCCCTGCGCCAAAACCCCGAACACCAAGTGGTGTTCGGCACCACCCAACCGGTGGGCCAACTAAAAGGCGTTACTAAAGTTCTCTATCGCCCTTCCCGCGAAGTCAGCGCCGAAACCCACCACTACACCCGCAATCTGGAAAGTGCAGTCCTGCAAGGGCAAGCCGTTGCCAGATTGATTCAAGATCTGGCGAAAAAAGGATTTGTGCCCGATGTGGTTTACGGTCATTCTGGCTGGGGACCCACCCTCTATATCAAAGACCTCTTGCCCAAAACACGATTGCTCTGCTATTTCGAGTGGTTTTACCGCGCCCGAGGCACCGACGCTGACTTCGACCCCGACGACCCCCTCGACCTCAATGACATGGCTCGCATTCGCACCAAAAATGCCGCCATCTCGATCGATCTGTTGAGCTGCGATGCCGGTCTGTGCCCCACCCAGTGGCAGCGGCAACAATTCCCCTTAGAGCTGCAAGGGAAGTTAGGGGTGATGCACGACGGCGTCGATACCGCTTATTTCAAACCCGACCCCAAGGCCAAGCTGGTGTTGCCCGACATCGGTCTCGACCTGTCCGAAGCTGCCGAAATCGTCACCTACGTAGCCCGAGGCATGGAACCCTACCGAGGCTTTCCGCAATTTATCGAGACGGTCCACCTGCTGCTGCAGCGGCGGCCCCATTGCCACATTGTTATTGTGGGCGAGGATCGCGTGGCCTACGGCAAGCAACGGCAGGATGGCAAGACTTACAAACAGGCGATGTTAGAACAATTCCCCCTCGATCCCGAGCGCACTCACTTTACCGATCGCCTGCCCTATTCCGACTACCTCAAGGTGTTGCAAGCCTCAGACGCCCATATTTACCTAACGCGACCGTTTGTGCTGTCTTGGTCGATGCTAGAGGCCATGTCAGTGGGTTGCCTGTTAGTGGCGTCTGGGACGCCGCCGGTCTTGGAGGTGCTTCAGGATAACGTCAATGGGTTGCTGGTGGACTTTTTCTCGCCCGAACAGATTGCCGATCGGGTTGAAGAGGCTTTGGACAACCGCGATCGCATGGCCGAGATTCGCAACAATGCCCGCGAAACCATTCTGCAAAACTACAACCTCGCGACATTACTACCCCGGCATCTGGAATGGCTGCTGTTGCCCTATGGGGGATAG
- a CDS encoding NAD(P)-dependent oxidoreductase, with protein MQNVFITGASGCIGHYVVEALAERSDCHLYLFLRNPQKLALALDPERVTIVQGDLLQIEQQAELLRQMDVAIHLVAAWGGEAISRAVNVTKTLALFDLLDRDRCQKILYFSTASLLDRQNQPVAVAGRAGTEYIRTKYEMLMRRDEAKLRDRLVTLYPTLVFGGSERHPHSHIAGGLKDVMRWLGLIRFFKADGSFHFMHAEDIAKIVVHLFESSVREGDWVLGQPALHVNDCIEQVCHFYHKRIYFRLPLPIRLGRTLAVLFGAKLSEWDDYCLAHRHFVHKAVDPPTFNLPSSYPTVASLLQQYG; from the coding sequence TTGCAAAACGTCTTTATTACGGGGGCCAGTGGCTGCATCGGCCATTATGTTGTGGAAGCGTTGGCCGAGCGGTCCGATTGCCATCTTTACCTATTCCTACGTAACCCCCAGAAGCTCGCGCTCGCGCTCGATCCCGAACGCGTCACGATTGTGCAGGGAGATTTGTTGCAGATCGAACAGCAGGCAGAGTTGCTGCGGCAGATGGATGTGGCAATTCACTTGGTGGCGGCTTGGGGGGGCGAAGCGATCTCGCGAGCGGTGAATGTGACGAAAACTTTGGCCCTGTTCGATTTACTCGATCGCGATCGCTGCCAAAAAATTCTCTATTTTTCGACAGCCAGCCTGCTCGATCGCCAGAATCAGCCGGTAGCAGTGGCGGGTCGGGCGGGGACTGAATATATCCGCACGAAATACGAGATGTTGATGCGGCGCGATGAAGCAAAATTGCGCGATCGCCTCGTCACCCTCTATCCCACCCTCGTCTTTGGCGGGAGCGAGCGCCATCCCCATTCTCATATTGCGGGGGGTCTCAAGGATGTGATGCGGTGGTTGGGGCTCATTCGCTTTTTTAAGGCGGATGGCAGCTTTCATTTCATGCATGCGGAAGATATCGCCAAAATCGTCGTTCACCTCTTCGAGTCGTCCGTACGGGAGGGAGATTGGGTGTTGGGTCAGCCAGCACTGCATGTGAATGATTGCATCGAACAGGTCTGTCACTTCTACCACAAGCGCATTTACTTTCGCCTGCCGCTGCCCATTCGCCTGGGCCGAACCCTCGCAGTTTTGTTTGGCGCAAAGCTCTCGGAATGGGATGACTATTGCCTCGCCCACCGCCATTTCGTTCACAAAGCGGTCGATCCGCCGACCTTTAATTTACCATCGAGCTATCCGACCGTGGCGTCTCTCCTGCAGCAATATGGTTAG